The nucleotide sequence CTTCATCTTCACAACAGGAATATTTGCCGTCAGCGATACCGATCCGTCCGTTCGACTGAGCTGGATCTCGATCTCATCCTCCTGTACCTCCATATATTCCGATATCACGCGGATCATATCTTCCCGCAT is from Selenomonadales bacterium and encodes:
- a CDS encoding cell division topological specificity factor MinE, with protein sequence MREDMIRVISEYMEVQEDEIEIQLSRTDGSVSLTANIPVVKMKRDITC